In one Agrobacterium tumefaciens genomic region, the following are encoded:
- a CDS encoding GNAT family N-acetyltransferase yields the protein MLTFRSARLEDEDALYAISLATGDAGEDATPLYRDGRMVGHIYSVPYLHLWPDAVFVAEDEEGVCGYIAGALDTALHDERLEQEWWPHLRALYPDPGGDPQTWDADQRRAHFIHHPRRSPTWLTDPFPAHIHMNLLPRTQGKGGGTRLLSRWLDMARQNNVYGIHLGASERNNAGMRFWETRGFKRLESHETPGTVWFGMALE from the coding sequence ATGCTGACCTTTCGTTCCGCCCGTCTGGAAGATGAGGACGCACTTTACGCCATAAGTCTCGCAACCGGTGACGCCGGCGAAGATGCGACGCCGCTTTATCGTGACGGCCGCATGGTGGGCCATATCTATTCCGTGCCTTACCTGCATCTTTGGCCCGATGCCGTTTTTGTGGCGGAGGACGAGGAGGGTGTCTGCGGTTACATCGCCGGAGCGCTCGATACGGCCTTGCATGACGAGCGGCTGGAGCAGGAATGGTGGCCGCATCTGCGCGCCCTTTATCCCGACCCCGGCGGCGACCCGCAGACATGGGACGCTGACCAGCGCCGGGCTCATTTCATCCACCACCCGCGCCGCTCGCCGACCTGGCTCACGGATCCGTTTCCGGCCCATATCCACATGAACCTTCTGCCGCGCACGCAGGGCAAGGGCGGCGGCACGCGGCTTTTGTCGCGCTGGCTGGATATGGCAAGGCAAAACAACGTCTACGGCATTCACCTCGGTGCCAGCGAACGCAACAATGCGGGTATGCGCTTTTGGGAAACACGCGGCTTCAAACGTCTTGAAAGCCACGAAACACCCGGCACCGTTTGGTTTGGCATGGCGCTGGAGTAA
- a CDS encoding TetR/AcrR family transcriptional regulator — protein MLATAEAISADRPEKRVKDRAATEKAIFNAARSLLAEEGFQGFGINAVARRAGCDKQLIYRYFGGLDGLIEAIGEDLGSWVKDRIPEDTGGMFLLTYGDLMEKLALYFMDALRSDPLVCKIIAWEVSDGSPQVRQLAEARAKSLGKWLERMRGSLAAPKGVDTAAVNAVLFAAIQHLVISAATSGQFAGVPLKSDRDWDKIVTAVKRLVRGVYG, from the coding sequence ATGCTGGCGACCGCAGAGGCAATTTCAGCCGACAGACCGGAAAAGCGCGTCAAGGATCGCGCCGCGACCGAGAAGGCGATTTTTAATGCGGCGCGATCGCTGCTGGCGGAAGAGGGCTTTCAGGGTTTCGGCATTAACGCGGTCGCCCGTCGCGCCGGGTGCGACAAGCAGCTCATCTATCGTTATTTCGGTGGTCTGGACGGCCTGATCGAGGCGATCGGCGAGGACCTCGGCTCCTGGGTGAAGGACCGTATTCCCGAAGACACCGGCGGCATGTTTCTTCTGACCTATGGCGATCTCATGGAAAAGCTGGCGCTTTATTTCATGGATGCGCTGCGTAGCGATCCTCTCGTCTGCAAGATCATCGCCTGGGAAGTGTCGGATGGTTCGCCGCAGGTGAGGCAGCTTGCCGAAGCCCGCGCCAAATCGCTTGGCAAATGGCTGGAGCGCATGCGCGGTTCGCTGGCGGCGCCGAAGGGTGTGGACACTGCCGCCGTCAACGCCGTGTTGTTCGCCGCCATCCAGCACCTCGTCATTTCCGCAGCAACCAGCGGCCAGTTTGCCGGCGTGCCGCTTAAATCCGACCGCGACTGGGACAAGATCGTCACCGCCGTCAAAAGGCTGGTGCGCGGCGTTTACGGCTAA
- the ruvX gene encoding Holliday junction resolvase RuvX, which yields MAILTIEELAETLQPAQAIAGLDLGTKTIGLAMSDLSRRFATPRPVIKRVKFTQDAEVLLAFAEKEKVAAFVIGLPMNMDGSAGPRVQATRAFVRTMGEKTALPFIFWDERLSTVAAERALLEMDVSRAKRAERIDSAAASFILQGALDRLSALARAAD from the coding sequence ATGGCGATACTCACCATCGAGGAACTTGCGGAAACGCTTCAGCCCGCACAGGCTATTGCCGGCCTCGACCTTGGCACGAAAACCATCGGGCTTGCCATGTCGGACCTGTCGCGGCGCTTTGCAACGCCGCGTCCCGTTATCAAGCGGGTGAAATTCACGCAGGACGCCGAAGTGCTACTGGCCTTTGCCGAAAAGGAGAAGGTGGCCGCCTTCGTCATCGGCCTGCCAATGAACATGGACGGCTCGGCAGGGCCACGTGTGCAGGCAACACGCGCTTTCGTGCGCACCATGGGTGAGAAGACTGCACTGCCCTTCATTTTCTGGGATGAGCGGCTTTCTACGGTCGCGGCCGAGCGTGCACTCCTGGAAATGGATGTCTCACGCGCCAAACGGGCCGAACGCATCGATTCGGCGGCGGCGAGTTTCATTCTTCAGGGCGCGCTCGACAGGCTTTCGGCACTTGCCCGCGCGGCCGACTGA
- a CDS encoding alkylphosphonate utilization protein encodes MAANDDEYVYDEATGEWRPASELAAEASRANEVRDAAGNLLADGDSVTLIKDLKVKGTSTVIKQGTVIKSIRLTDNPEEIDCRHEAVKGLVLRTEFVRKR; translated from the coding sequence ATGGCCGCGAATGATGACGAATACGTGTATGACGAAGCGACCGGCGAATGGCGGCCCGCTTCCGAACTGGCCGCCGAAGCATCGCGCGCAAATGAAGTCCGCGATGCCGCAGGTAATCTCCTTGCAGATGGCGATTCCGTGACATTGATCAAGGATCTGAAGGTCAAGGGCACCAGCACGGTCATCAAGCAGGGCACCGTGATCAAATCCATCCGTCTGACCGACAATCCGGAAGAGATCGATTGCAGGCATGAGGCCGTCAAGGGTCTGGTGCTGCGCACCGAATTCGTCCGCAAACGATAG
- a CDS encoding metal-dependent hydrolase produces the protein MKITWLGHSAFRLENGGAKILIDPFFTGNPGFAGQDGKAAAEGITHILLTHGHGDHVGDTVQLARETGATVLANADLAAWLSTKGVAKVDMGNTGGTVHFDGFSATFTNALHSSAQITEDGVSHSLGNANGLMLHFEDGPTVYHMGDTDIFSDMKLINELHQPDIGLVPIGDRFTMGGAVAALACQRFFKFENVIPCHYGTFPIIDQTPDKFVAGMEGSEARVHTPKPGDALSF, from the coding sequence ATGAAAATCACCTGGCTCGGCCATTCCGCCTTCCGCCTCGAAAATGGTGGCGCGAAGATCCTCATCGATCCGTTTTTCACCGGCAATCCCGGTTTTGCCGGGCAGGACGGGAAGGCGGCTGCCGAAGGTATCACCCATATTCTCCTCACTCACGGCCATGGCGACCATGTGGGCGATACCGTCCAGCTTGCCCGCGAGACGGGCGCGACGGTTCTTGCCAATGCCGATCTCGCCGCCTGGCTTTCGACCAAGGGTGTGGCAAAGGTCGATATGGGCAATACTGGCGGCACAGTGCATTTCGACGGTTTTTCCGCCACCTTCACCAATGCGCTGCATTCCTCGGCGCAGATCACCGAGGATGGCGTCTCGCATTCGCTTGGCAACGCCAATGGCCTGATGCTGCATTTTGAAGATGGTCCGACCGTCTACCACATGGGCGATACGGACATCTTTTCCGACATGAAACTCATCAACGAATTGCATCAGCCGGATATCGGCCTGGTGCCGATCGGCGACCGCTTCACGATGGGCGGCGCCGTGGCGGCGCTGGCGTGTCAGCGTTTCTTCAAGTTCGAAAATGTAATCCCCTGCCACTACGGCACCTTCCCGATCATCGACCAGACCCCGGATAAGTTCGTGGCAGGCATGGAAGGATCGGAAGCGCGCGTCCACACGCCCAAGCCGGGCGATGCGCTGTCCTTCTGA
- the gatC gene encoding Asp-tRNA(Asn)/Glu-tRNA(Gln) amidotransferase subunit GatC: MSVDLATVKRVARLARIAVSEEEAQNMLGQLNGILGFVEQLSEVNVDGVEPMTSVTPVEMKKRADVVTDGNKAEDIVANAPATDRDFFMVPKVVE; the protein is encoded by the coding sequence ATGTCCGTCGATCTCGCCACCGTAAAGCGCGTTGCGCGCCTTGCCCGTATCGCAGTCAGCGAAGAAGAAGCACAGAATATGCTTGGCCAGCTGAACGGCATACTCGGTTTCGTGGAGCAGCTTTCGGAAGTGAATGTCGACGGCGTCGAGCCGATGACATCAGTGACCCCGGTGGAGATGAAAAAGCGCGCCGACGTGGTGACCGACGGCAACAAGGCGGAAGACATTGTCGCCAATGCGCCCGCGACCGACCGGGACTTCTTCATGGTCCCGAAAGTGGTCGAATAA
- the gatA gene encoding Asp-tRNA(Asn)/Glu-tRNA(Gln) amidotransferase subunit GatA — protein sequence MTDLTSLTIAEAREKLKAKEFSALELTDAYLSAIDAANGALNAYVALTPEKARDMAKASDDRIAAGKAGELEGVPLGVKDLFATRDVHTQACSHVLDGFKPKYESTVTQNLWDQGAVMLGKLNMDEFAMGSSNESSWYGPAINPWRANGSDQKLVPGGSSGGSAAAVAAHLCAGATATDTGGSIRQPAAFTGTVGIKPTYGRCSRFGIVAYASSLDQAGPIARDVRDAAILLKTMASVDAKDTTSVDLPVPDYEKAIGQSLKGLKIGIPKEYRVDGMPEEIEKLWAKGVEWLRDAGAEVVDISLPHTKYALPAYYIVAPAEASSNLARYDGVRYGLRVDGKDIADMYEKSRAAGFGKEVQRRIMVGTYVLSAGYYDAYYLKAQKVRTLIKRDFENVFHEGVDAILAPITPSSAFAVGDEELASDPVKMYLQDVFTITVNMAGLPGLSVPAGLDGKGLPLGLQLIGKPFEEETLFKTAHAIEQAAGKFTPAKWW from the coding sequence ATGACCGACCTGACGAGCCTGACCATTGCCGAAGCCCGCGAAAAGCTGAAGGCCAAAGAATTTTCCGCCCTCGAGCTGACCGACGCCTATCTCTCCGCCATCGATGCGGCCAATGGCGCGCTGAACGCCTATGTCGCGCTGACGCCTGAAAAGGCGCGCGACATGGCGAAAGCCTCCGACGACCGCATCGCCGCCGGCAAGGCTGGTGAGCTGGAAGGCGTTCCGCTTGGCGTGAAGGATCTGTTCGCCACACGTGACGTGCACACCCAGGCATGTTCGCATGTTCTCGACGGCTTCAAGCCCAAATATGAATCCACCGTCACCCAGAACCTCTGGGATCAGGGCGCAGTCATGCTCGGCAAGCTCAACATGGACGAATTCGCCATGGGCTCGTCCAATGAAAGCTCCTGGTACGGCCCGGCCATCAACCCGTGGCGCGCCAATGGCTCCGACCAGAAGCTGGTGCCCGGCGGCTCCTCCGGCGGTTCCGCCGCAGCCGTGGCCGCGCATCTCTGCGCCGGCGCCACCGCGACCGATACCGGCGGCTCCATCCGCCAGCCAGCCGCCTTTACCGGCACCGTCGGCATCAAGCCCACCTATGGCCGCTGCTCGCGCTTCGGCATCGTCGCTTATGCCTCTTCGCTCGATCAGGCAGGCCCGATTGCCCGTGACGTGCGTGATGCCGCGATCCTGCTGAAGACCATGGCAAGCGTCGACGCCAAGGATACGACTTCCGTGGACCTGCCGGTGCCGGACTACGAAAAGGCCATCGGTCAGTCGCTCAAGGGTCTGAAGATCGGTATTCCGAAGGAATATCGCGTCGACGGCATGCCGGAAGAAATCGAAAAGCTCTGGGCCAAGGGCGTCGAGTGGCTGCGCGACGCCGGTGCCGAGGTCGTCGATATCTCGCTGCCGCATACCAAATACGCACTGCCTGCTTACTACATCGTCGCACCGGCGGAAGCCTCGTCCAACCTTGCCCGTTATGACGGCGTTCGCTACGGCCTGCGCGTCGACGGCAAGGACATTGCCGACATGTATGAAAAGAGCCGCGCCGCCGGTTTCGGCAAGGAAGTGCAGCGCCGCATCATGGTCGGCACCTATGTGCTGTCGGCCGGTTATTATGACGCCTATTACCTGAAGGCGCAGAAGGTCCGCACCCTCATCAAGCGCGACTTCGAAAACGTCTTCCACGAAGGCGTCGACGCCATTCTGGCGCCGATCACACCGTCTTCCGCCTTCGCAGTCGGTGACGAGGAACTCGCTTCCGATCCGGTGAAAATGTACCTGCAGGACGTCTTCACCATCACGGTCAACATGGCCGGTCTTCCGGGCCTCTCGGTTCCGGCCGGTCTTGACGGCAAGGGTCTTCCGCTCGGCCTGCAGCTCATCGGCAAGCCCTTTGAGGAAGAAACGCTGTTCAAGACGGCGCATGCCATTGAGCAGGCAGCCGGCAAGTTCACGCCCGCCAAGTGGTGGTGA
- a CDS encoding GNAT family N-acetyltransferase, translating into MIVIRNAYEQEAEVLAAIGLRAWRQATAALGITPTLYDNAASAFSNFTRSSWLAIRVAEFGGSVAGWAAREHFDETISDFWIDPDFHRRGVGSHLLGDVERLIEDRGFETIRLETHAQNEPAVAFFRHHGYSVRWLSVSYAPKLDREVQSVGLQKQLAEVESGLYGPAF; encoded by the coding sequence TTGATCGTCATTCGCAATGCGTATGAACAGGAAGCGGAGGTTCTGGCGGCCATTGGCCTCAGGGCATGGCGACAGGCAACCGCGGCTCTCGGCATCACCCCGACCCTTTATGACAATGCAGCCAGCGCCTTTTCCAATTTTACCCGCTCGTCATGGTTGGCGATCAGGGTGGCGGAGTTTGGCGGCTCGGTTGCGGGTTGGGCGGCGCGGGAGCATTTCGACGAGACGATTTCCGATTTCTGGATCGATCCTGATTTTCATCGCAGAGGTGTCGGCAGCCACCTGCTGGGCGATGTCGAAAGGCTGATAGAGGACAGGGGTTTCGAGACCATCCGGCTTGAAACCCACGCCCAGAATGAGCCGGCCGTCGCCTTTTTCCGCCACCATGGCTACAGCGTCCGCTGGCTCTCCGTCTCCTATGCGCCGAAGCTCGATCGCGAGGTGCAATCGGTAGGCCTGCAGAAGCAATTGGCCGAGGTCGAGAGCGGTCTTTATGGGCCGGCTTTCTAA
- a CDS encoding DUF1294 domain-containing protein, which translates to MVTVALCFITYIAFNLFVFLAYWWDKEAARNGAWRIRESTLLSLALIGGSLGAISAQRLLRHKTRKEPFRSILISIVILQVGLVASLAIMPDWPMRLVGALQTLS; encoded by the coding sequence ATGGTGACGGTCGCTCTTTGTTTCATAACCTATATCGCCTTCAATCTTTTCGTCTTTCTTGCCTATTGGTGGGACAAGGAAGCGGCGAGAAATGGCGCATGGCGCATCCGGGAAAGCACGCTGTTATCGCTTGCGCTGATTGGCGGCAGCCTGGGCGCAATCTCGGCACAACGGCTGCTGCGGCATAAAACGCGCAAGGAGCCCTTCCGCAGCATCCTGATATCGATCGTGATATTGCAGGTGGGCCTTGTCGCATCGCTCGCCATCATGCCGGACTGGCCGATGCGGCTGGTGGGCGCTCTGCAAACTCTATCTTAG
- the gatB gene encoding Asp-tRNA(Asn)/Glu-tRNA(Gln) amidotransferase subunit GatB translates to MTLVDVRTPDPKRFIPGATGDWEIVIGMEVHAQVLSNSKLFSGASTTFGNAPNANVSLVDAAMPGMLPVINEECVRQAVRTGLGLKAQINNRSIFDRKNYFYPDLPQGYQISQFKDPIVGEGTITISLGPDRQGNFEDIEIGIERLHLEQDAGKSMHDQHPTMSFVDLNRSGVALMEIVSKPDMRSSDEAKAYLTKLRSIVRYLGTCDGNMDEGSMRADVNVSVRRPGEGFGTRCEIKNVNSIRFVGQAIEYEARRQIAILEDGGVIDQETRLFDPGKGETRSMRSKEDAHDYRYFPDPDLLPLEFDDAFVEALKVDLPELPDDKKARFVADLGLSVYDASILVSEKAIADYYEAVAAGRDAKAAANWVINDLLGALNKFGKDIETTPVSPEQLGGIIDLIKAETISGKIAKDLFEIVWNEGGNPAEIVEARGMKQVTDTGAIEKAVDEIIAANPDQVEKVKAKPTLAGWFVGQVMKATGGKANPQAVQALVKAKLGIEEE, encoded by the coding sequence ATGACCCTTGTAGACGTGCGCACCCCCGACCCGAAACGCTTCATTCCCGGCGCCACCGGCGATTGGGAAATCGTGATCGGCATGGAGGTGCATGCGCAGGTTCTCTCCAATTCGAAGCTGTTTTCCGGCGCTTCGACCACCTTCGGCAATGCGCCGAATGCCAACGTGTCGCTGGTTGACGCGGCCATGCCCGGCATGCTGCCCGTCATCAACGAGGAATGCGTCCGGCAGGCGGTTCGCACCGGCCTTGGCCTGAAGGCGCAGATCAACAATCGTTCGATCTTTGATCGCAAGAACTACTTCTATCCGGATTTGCCGCAGGGCTACCAGATTTCGCAGTTCAAGGACCCGATCGTCGGCGAGGGCACCATCACCATTTCGCTCGGTCCGGACCGTCAGGGCAATTTCGAGGATATCGAAATCGGCATCGAGCGCCTGCATCTGGAACAGGACGCCGGCAAGTCCATGCACGACCAGCACCCGACCATGTCCTTCGTGGACCTCAACCGTTCGGGCGTGGCGCTGATGGAAATCGTCTCCAAGCCGGATATGCGCTCGTCGGACGAGGCCAAGGCCTATCTCACCAAGCTGCGTTCCATCGTGCGTTACCTCGGCACCTGCGACGGCAACATGGACGAAGGCTCGATGCGCGCCGACGTCAACGTCTCCGTGCGCCGTCCGGGCGAAGGTTTCGGCACGCGCTGCGAAATCAAGAACGTCAACTCCATCCGCTTCGTCGGCCAGGCCATCGAATATGAGGCTCGCCGCCAGATCGCCATTTTGGAAGATGGCGGCGTCATCGATCAGGAAACCCGCCTGTTCGATCCCGGCAAGGGCGAGACGCGGTCCATGCGCTCCAAGGAAGATGCGCATGATTACCGTTATTTCCCCGATCCGGACCTCTTGCCGCTGGAATTCGACGATGCCTTCGTCGAAGCGCTGAAGGTCGACCTGCCGGAACTGCCTGACGACAAGAAGGCGCGTTTCGTGGCCGATCTTGGCCTGTCGGTCTATGACGCCTCGATCCTCGTGTCGGAAAAGGCGATTGCCGATTATTACGAGGCCGTGGCCGCCGGCCGCGATGCGAAGGCCGCCGCCAACTGGGTCATCAACGACCTGCTCGGCGCGCTGAACAAGTTCGGCAAGGATATCGAGACGACGCCGGTTTCGCCCGAACAGCTCGGTGGTATCATCGATCTCATCAAGGCCGAGACCATTTCCGGCAAGATCGCCAAGGACCTGTTCGAAATCGTCTGGAACGAGGGCGGCAACCCGGCCGAAATCGTTGAAGCCCGCGGCATGAAGCAGGTGACCGATACCGGCGCCATCGAAAAGGCCGTGGACGAGATCATCGCCGCCAACCCGGATCAGGTCGAGAAGGTCAAGGCAAAGCCGACGCTTGCCGGCTGGTTCGTCGGTCAGGTCATGAAAGCGACGGGCGGCAAGGCTAACCCGCAGGCGGTGCAGGCGCTGGTGAAGGCCAAGCTCGGTATCGAGGAAGAGTGA
- a CDS encoding GNAT family N-acetyltransferase: MFFIRTASQRDIEPVRVLLATTWHATYDAIYGADKVNELIAVWHSPQAMKDRIEKKGGEFLVADDGKRIGGMAYGSMSTKMAKTALLHQLYVAPDLQRQGVGRDLFAELETCFPDAEIMRLEVEPKNTVAIAFYERVGFVEVDRIERMAGIEGLPGIVMEKSLTR, translated from the coding sequence ATGTTTTTCATCCGCACGGCAAGCCAGCGCGATATCGAACCCGTCCGGGTGCTGCTCGCCACGACATGGCATGCGACCTATGACGCCATCTACGGCGCGGATAAGGTGAATGAGCTGATTGCCGTGTGGCATTCGCCACAGGCCATGAAGGACCGTATCGAAAAAAAGGGCGGCGAGTTTCTGGTGGCCGATGACGGCAAGCGGATTGGCGGCATGGCCTATGGCTCCATGTCCACCAAGATGGCGAAGACGGCCCTGTTGCACCAGCTCTATGTGGCGCCCGACCTCCAGCGGCAGGGCGTCGGCCGCGATCTCTTCGCCGAACTCGAAACCTGCTTTCCGGATGCGGAAATCATGCGTCTTGAAGTCGAGCCTAAAAATACTGTCGCAATCGCCTTTTATGAACGCGTCGGATTTGTCGAGGTCGACCGAATCGAGCGCATGGCGGGCATCGAGGGTCTGCCCGGCATCGTTATGGAAAAGAGCCTGACCCGATGA
- a CDS encoding GNAT family N-acetyltransferase: MNETLQRLIIRTAREDDLPALAAIFAADEIGGHGDTAEESAQPDYLAAFRAIEASPSETLYVAELDGEVVGTFQTAILTKLVGRGAKSMLIEAVQTRADMRGRGIGAVMINHCLEEARRQGLNAAQLTSNMARLDAHRFYERLGFEKRHLGFRMKLK; this comes from the coding sequence ATGAATGAGACACTTCAAAGACTGATCATCCGCACGGCGCGCGAAGATGATCTTCCCGCACTCGCCGCCATTTTTGCCGCTGACGAGATCGGCGGCCACGGCGATACGGCCGAAGAATCAGCGCAGCCGGACTATCTCGCCGCTTTCCGCGCCATCGAAGCGTCGCCGAGCGAAACGCTCTATGTGGCGGAACTGGATGGCGAGGTGGTCGGCACCTTCCAGACAGCGATCCTGACCAAACTCGTCGGGCGAGGGGCGAAGTCCATGCTGATCGAAGCGGTGCAGACCCGCGCCGACATGCGCGGTCGCGGCATCGGCGCGGTGATGATCAATCATTGCCTGGAAGAAGCCCGCCGTCAGGGCCTGAACGCTGCGCAGCTGACGTCCAACATGGCGCGGCTGGATGCGCATCGCTTTTATGAGCGGCTGGGTTTCGAGAAGCGGCATTTAGGCTTCAGGATGAAGCTGAAATAG
- a CDS encoding NADH:ubiquinone oxidoreductase subunit NDUFA12 has translation MKTLLTQIFTWWNGQTIGTRFHTWRFGKKVGQDELGNTYYEGGTTSWGMPRRWVIYNGYAEASAIPPGWHGWMHYRTDVPPSQESYVARDWQKPHQPNLTGSSKAYRPQGSLAVAGERPRVTGDYDAWTPGN, from the coding sequence ATGAAGACTCTCCTGACGCAAATCTTCACCTGGTGGAACGGCCAGACGATCGGAACGCGGTTTCATACCTGGCGTTTCGGCAAGAAGGTAGGACAGGACGAGTTGGGCAATACCTATTACGAAGGCGGCACAACCTCCTGGGGCATGCCGCGCCGCTGGGTGATCTATAACGGTTATGCCGAAGCGTCGGCCATTCCGCCCGGCTGGCATGGCTGGATGCATTACCGCACCGACGTGCCGCCGAGCCAGGAAAGCTACGTTGCGCGCGACTGGCAGAAGCCGCATCAGCCGAACCTCACCGGTTCGTCCAAGGCCTACCGCCCTCAGGGATCGTTGGCCGTGGCTGGCGAGCGTCCGCGCGTGACCGGCGACTACGATGCCTGGACACCCGGCAACTAA
- a CDS encoding DUF2155 domain-containing protein yields the protein MRKITRDRSLRALTVSLFAAVSAVILISPVSAARLENRVAVFSGIDKITGRITSFDVYIDETVQFGALQVTPKVCYSRDQTETQKIDAFIEVDEITLDRKIKRIFTGWMFADSPGLNAVEHPIYDVWLTGCKQESDVPAPSTASK from the coding sequence ATGAGGAAAATCACGCGGGATCGTTCTTTGCGTGCGCTGACAGTCTCGCTGTTTGCAGCGGTCTCTGCTGTCATCCTCATTTCGCCCGTCTCCGCCGCCCGTCTCGAAAACCGCGTGGCGGTGTTTTCCGGCATCGACAAGATCACCGGCCGCATCACGTCCTTCGATGTCTATATCGATGAGACCGTGCAGTTCGGCGCGCTTCAGGTGACGCCGAAAGTCTGTTATTCCCGAGACCAGACCGAAACCCAGAAGATCGACGCCTTCATCGAGGTGGATGAAATCACCCTCGATCGCAAGATCAAGCGGATTTTCACGGGCTGGATGTTCGCCGACAGCCCCGGCCTCAACGCCGTGGAACACCCGATCTACGACGTGTGGCTGACTGGCTGCAAGCAGGAATCGGACGTTCCCGCTCCCTCAACGGCAAGCAAATAA
- a CDS encoding leucyl/phenylalanyl-tRNA--protein transferase, translating to MAGRRSRNNDITVDILLRAYSAGLFPMADSADDPELFWVEPEMRGIIPLNDFHISKSLAKAMRKKPFEIRFNTAFEAVMAGCAAEAPDRPSTWINTTIRKLYTELHQIGHAHSVEAWEGKELVGGLYGVSLGAAFFGESMFSRRTNASKICLVHLVERLRASGFVLLDTQFTTEHLKTFGAIDVPKQDYAKMLDLAVNRPSLQF from the coding sequence ATGGCTGGGCGGCGCAGCAGAAATAACGACATAACGGTCGATATCCTGCTGCGCGCCTATTCCGCCGGCCTGTTTCCCATGGCCGATTCGGCTGATGATCCCGAGCTTTTCTGGGTCGAGCCGGAAATGCGGGGCATCATCCCGCTCAATGATTTTCACATTTCCAAAAGCCTCGCCAAGGCGATGCGCAAGAAGCCGTTCGAGATACGCTTCAACACCGCCTTCGAAGCGGTGATGGCCGGATGTGCAGCGGAAGCGCCGGACAGGCCGAGCACCTGGATCAACACCACCATTCGCAAGCTTTATACCGAGCTGCACCAGATCGGCCATGCCCACAGCGTCGAGGCGTGGGAAGGCAAGGAACTTGTCGGTGGGCTCTACGGTGTCTCGCTGGGCGCTGCCTTCTTCGGCGAAAGCATGTTTTCCCGCCGCACCAATGCATCGAAGATCTGCCTTGTACATCTGGTGGAGCGGCTGAGAGCGAGCGGCTTCGTACTGCTCGATACGCAATTCACGACAGAGCATCTCAAGACATTCGGCGCAATCGACGTGCCGAAGCAGGATTATGCGAAAATGCTCGACCTTGCCGTCAACCGGCCCAGCCTGCAATTCTGA